ttcgcctacctgtcccgctgggcaaatgcccctaacttgttacttacccttctgcgcaggtccagtccacggagttcacagacgccatcttcttccatgcgatcttcctgctttttggcgcatgcgcagttggagcatttcgctggtacggatctacttcgcatgcgccaaaagtcacaaagttttccgattccacttcgtgacttttgtcgcatgcgcagtagatcgtagcGGCGAAatgctcctgcgcatgcgccggtcaaagcaggaagaagattgcttggaagaagatggcgtctgtgaactccctggactggacctgcacagaagggtaagttacaagttaggggcatttgcccagcgggacaggtaggccaggagggaggggaagcaacacaggggaggggggggagggtttttgcgcccagggggttttcttctcctttaactactgtCCCAAGGCTAACACAGTAAATATGTGCGCATTCCAAGATGCCTCCATTTGTTCCCCgtattattttctgctgattaacttCACATCCACTTGCCTGATATCCGTTACCTGAGCTTAGGTACCTGCTCACAATATGAAGTGTACTTAACAAAAAATGTCTGACATTTAGATTCAGACATGatcaataatcagccctgtagcatcagcttttgtGAAATAGCTTACTTTCTGCTATTGGTTTGATAATGTCCAACAACCCATAACAACAGCCTAGATCACTCTGGTCATGTACCGTGTTTTTGATATGATGGCCAGATCAAATGAGCAGTTGCTGTGGAAAATGTTGAAGGCATTGACGAAACTTTTGactagttcagtatataatatacagcatttgtaaccatgttcttttttttttttttttgagcttttcATCCTCCTATAAGGTGCTCAAACGCTTTTCAACAGATAAGtgaatcattaaagggatcctgtcatcagaaaacatgttttttttcataacacatcagttaatagtgttactccagcagaattttgcactgaaatccatttctcaaaagaggaaacagatttttttatattcaattttgaaatctgacatggggctagacattttgtcaatttcccagctgcccctggtcatgtgacttgtgcctgcactttaggagagaaatgctttctggcaggctgctgtttttacttctcaatgtaactgaatgtgtctcagtgggacatcggttttaactattgagtgttgttcttagatctaccaggcagctgttatcttgtgttagggagctgctatctggttaccttcctattgttcttttgtttggctgctgggggggaaaagggaggggtgatatcactccaacttgcagtacagcagtaaagagtgattgaagtttatcagagcacaagtcacatgaccaggggcagctgggaaattgacaatatgtctagccccatgtcagatttcaaaattgaatataaaaaaatctgtttgctcttttgagaaatggatttcagtgcagaattctgctggagcagcactatcaactgattcattttgaaaaaaatgttttttcccatgacagtatccctttaaaaactgtgAAATGAAACGTGTCTGGTCTTTATCAATTTTGATTGGTGTTAACATCTGTGTTCCTTTGCAGGTAAAAGTCCTGGATACATAACACCAAAAAAGCCAGCATTATCAGCCAGTGCAAGAAAAATCAAAGACAATGCAGCAGACTGGCATAATCTGATGCTTAAATGGGAGACCTATAACAATGATTCATTCAATATAGCAAGCAAGATTGTCAATCTAAAAATAACTGCTGAGTAAGTATTTGTGTGGTCCTAGTAGGTGTCAACACTTACTGTTTGGAGCTTTAAGTAATAAAGGttaaatctggattttttttttcttttaccactGAGCCCCAGAGAATCAGCATTCCATTCTCTTATGCAGGccggcctattggaccaattgggcccaatagggccccgcaccacagggcagcacagatatttccctcagcacatgatgctgcctggcctgcccccaactttgagagtccagcccatccccaaatccataggtccagcccacccccaactctgataagccagcctatcccccaactccataggtctagcctgcccccaactctcataggtccagctttcctccaaccttgataggccctgcctgcccccaatccaaccaagcctgctcccaagctgaattggcccagcctgccccaaactaattggcccagtccactctcctatttcctccctctctctcttaccctgtgtgcccctattatgtgcccctatttcatccctctcattctcttaccttgtctgcccctttcctttctattttgtgcctgtatgcccttattttcctaaatacttggtgtgtcagtagccagcaacactttgtctagggcccccccccccaacatggtcccaattgggccccacatttgataggatcagccctgctctTATGCTAACAATTTGTCATCTCCATCAGATTAATAAGTAAGCATCAGCTTGGTCACGTCTGCCAGTTTTTTGTATGAAAATTCATAGAAATAATACATCAGAGCCATAACTATCTTATACGTTACATCCttcaaatacacaaaagccataaatatcttgtaaattatatacttataaacggtgagttctgatgtcatttctgtcacgactcgctgaaatctgtgtattataataaatataatttattataacgAAAAATAACGAAGagcctttatatagtgaataaagtacccccagttgcaaaatatgaggatattagaagttacctcgtagtttcatgacctttataaaaacactcggccttcgtgtttttatatggtcatgaaaagcctcggtaacttataatatccttataatttacaagagggtgtactttattcactatataaaggctcttcgtgatgtcatcagttataaacggagcttagtgatgtcatttttgtcacatgactcactaaaacttgtgtattataataaataaagaaccgcttggtggaaaatatgaggatattagaagttacctcggagttccatgacctgtataaaagcactcggtctttggtctcgtgtttttatatggtcatgaaacacctcagtaacttataatatcctttattttgcattaagttgtactttattcactatataagcaTTGCCTGGTGATGTCACATAGCACTgaaccttcggccttgtgcttatATGTAATCATGAAAGGTCTTGGTAATTTCTAATCTACGGTTACTATGAggccaaaaattatttttgtgttgaCAGAACTCTAAGGTTAAACATAGAGAAATTATGGATAATTGAAAACTATCTAGCAGCTTCCCTCTTCCACAGTGGTATGCCAAGTATATAGCCTCCAGTCTGCAACCTATGctactgaatccgaatcctgctgaaaaaggccaaatcccgaaccaaatccataATTCCTAATTCCTTTAGATAAATAACCAGCTTTCTGATATCATCTTGGGTATTGCAGCCTTCaggaggctaaaggtggccatagacacacagatactatcgcacgaaacaaattttcgtacaatattcagtgcgtgtatggtgggaaaagagttGGCCGgaatcagcagaagacttggatatcggtcggctcgccgatcaggctggacggaaaattttgatcgggtgcatttgaagggacccaaatatcggccattgttagtgctgaatcgtcagatacaggtagaattctattgtttctacctgtatatctgaagattcagctctacacgcttgtattaaaatgaacgatctttcttggaaagttcttttccaagaaagatcgtcattgttacgtctatggccacctttagggtttaCTTTTGAATTTGATAAACCCTTagatatttttaaagagatactgacacctgaaattaaactcttttttacatctatcataatattggctttgcaagctacttctaactttgccataaaatatttgcatgatgcttttacattacctgtctgatgccccatgttcctgtatgactgggctgccatatttgtgcagcaggagtccgttagcattagaaactgtaactgacaggctgagatgggacagtcaggttggcaaagtcagagtgtcagagagtcaggcttaggaacttcaactaacaattatatacaaaaacaaacctctcagcaacaaatgatcaacatgacctataggtaacatttaatgtacattcatatgctaaaattcattttttagtgtcagtatcactttaaatgaacACATCAGTATAGAAACCACATATCTGCAAAGATCTTTATCACCTGAGGGCAACAGGAGCCATTTAATCAGCATTGAATGTGTCAATAACACAGAGACAAGGAGCTTTGCTTTTAGGGCGGAGACACACTAGCAGATTCGGGCATATTAGTCGCCcttcgacaaatctcctcttcttcgagcgactaatctccccaaactgctttccgctggctagaatgtaaatcgcctgcgggaagacactcggatcgcttcgtgttcccgtcggcgatttatattctagccggggGAAGGCAGTTTAGAGAGaatagttgccccgaagaagaggagatttgtcaccgggagactaatctccccgaatctgccagtgtgtttctgcccttacagAGATTTTAATGTTTTGTAGATCTGCAGATAGAATGTTGTTAGACGAACCCTCGCCTAATAAGGATAACATAACGACGGACAAAGTGGAATTGGACAGACTGTGCTCGGAATTACTTCAAACCATAGAAAATATGGTATGTCACTAGACCCAATTCACatgaatttttttagttttggtaGGATGTAGAagtaaacattcactgtatattcTCCCTCTAAGGAAAAAATATGGACCAAGATGGAGAAGATAACTGCCACTTTTAAAGGAATCTGTGATCTTGAAGCCTATCAGTTCCCTGGCGATACTTCTAAGCCAACTCATTTTCACACTTGGCCAACAACCCTTTTCTGTAAGTAGAAATTATATGAATAATATTCCGAAATATGTCTGTTAAAGAATAATACAGCCATTCCCTTAGAGGACCAGTCACTAAGACCTTGAAACCCTACCAACGATTCCGAAGCAGGAATACCCCTTGCAATTCATGTAGTAGGGTGGCATGTTTTGATTTGCCTTCTTGCTTTTGTTTCTGCATCtcagaaatgcaaataaattacacaatattatacaatattagaTATCACAGAAAAGAACTAAAACCCACACAATTGTGataattttttaaagggatcctgtcatcggaaaacgtttttttcaaaacgcatcagttaatagtgctactccagcagaattctgcactgaaatccatttctcaaaagagcaaacagatttttttatattcaattttgaaatctgacatggggctagacattttgataaatttcccagctgcccccagtcatgtgacttgtgcctgcactttaggagagaaatgctttctggcaggctgctgtttttctttctcaatgtaactggatgtgtctcagtgggacatgggtttttactattgagtgttgttcttagatctaccaggcagctgttatcttgtgttagggagctgttatctggttacattcccattgttcttttgtttggctgctggggggggaaaaggcaGGGGGGGggaatatcactccaaattgcagtacagcagtaaagagtgattgaagtttatcagagcacaagtcacatgacttgggacagctagGAAATTgagaatgtctagccccatgtcagatttcaaaattgaatataaaaaaatctgtttgctcttttgagaaatgggtttgagtgcagaattctgctggagcagcactattaactgatttttttccccatgacagtatccctttaactatacatTGCAATGTTTAGTGTAAGATTTCAGTTAAATGTCCACTTTATGCAACAGCCTTAGAAATGCTTCCTCCATATGtgaatgtttgtgtgtgtgacaaCATATATCTCTTTAGAGCCAACTCTACACCCCCTCACCCTGAGGACCTTTGTTTGCTGGAAACTTCAATGCTTATCACTGCTATTTTAGCAGTAGTAGTCAGGTTGCAAGGGCTAGTAGAATTGCTTGGTATTGCTTTTATAATGGCCTTGCTAGGATAGACAGGAGCGTTGCAAGGGAACACTTTAAatttaactggagagctgcagatcAAAAAGTCAGTTTGAAAACTACAAAGAATATAAAAGTCCAATCTGTTTTTAGGTATTCCTTTTGTATGTAAAATCATTTACTTGTAACTGCAATATCTTATCTTAATCCTCATCTTTTGCCTTTCAGATGAGACCTCCATGAAAATGGTAGATATGTACAAGAAAGAAATTCAACTTAAAAGGACTATAGTTGGGGACCTTGCACATACATCAGATCAGGACTTACGAATGGTGTATTTATCTTGTTGGTTATATCAGCCTTATATCGACAACAACATCAAAGTCTTACTTGAAAGTATGCTGCTGGAAACAGGGCACAGGCCCATCTAATGGTTTCagacccattaaaggagaaggaaagctgccccACTGACTGATGACCAATGGCAACTAGTTCTCCAGTCCCCACTGGTTATTTCCCCCGTATACAAGTTTAGAATTCAACAGTTATATTTTGTACATAGGGCCTATTATACTAGAACTCTCCTTCACAGGCTTAATCCGATGCTCCCGAATACATGTTTGCGGTGTGAGAGGGAAGAGGGTACTTTCATGCACACGTTTTGGTCTTGTTGCAAACTGCATTCCTTCTGGGTGGCCATTCAGGCTCGGATAACAAAACTACTAGGGTTTGAGCTCCCACTTGACCCTAAATGGTACTTATTATGTATGGACCCACCTACCCCACTGGCATCCCCAGCCCGTAAAATGGTTAACAAGTTACTTTTCCTGGCCCGAAAGCTCATAGCACTTCATTGGAGGGCATCTCTCCCCCCTACATACCAGGCATGGGAAAAAGCGGTCCAAGACTTGCAAAAGGTAGAAGATCTCATAGCTAGAAGGAATGGTACTTCCAAACAGTATCTTAAGATTTGGCAATTATGGATTTTGGATGATGTATAACTGTCTGTTTGaccttttttctgtaattcaaCCTTGTGTTTAGACTGTTTTGTACGTCTGACTGTTATGCATATATGCACATCTACTGCTGTAAAACTGCTAAATACCTGTGTAATGTTTGTTCTAATAAACTTacctgaaccaaaaaaaaaaaaaaagaaggaaagctaccaaagcagtttattgccaatagattagccacaatagtgaaaactagaattctatatttattctgtagaatgctttaccatacctaaacaGCTCTAGTAGCTGTtggtttagtatagcagctgcaatattagcttggtgtgacatcacttccagcctgagtctctccctgctcacttatagctctgggctcagattacagcagggaggggaggaatggggaaaagaagagaggagcaaactgagcatgctcaagccctagccctggaggtttaagctgaaaacaagaagtctgatacagaagcccatgagtacacaatagaaggaaagaaatgcagtgtttcttttgacagaggactcagagcagcattactttgagagtttactggtgtatttatatagacctttctcataaagcttacttaattttagcatttccttctcctttaagaaacatgtCAAATCAAATTCACTCGGGTGCCAATGTTTTAGGCATCCCTCCTTGAATATAATTGCTTTAGGACTGGGGCAGGTAATTCTATCCACTGAAAAGTGCACCAGACTGTGGTACTAGCCTAACTATCCTATGCTGCTCTATGCTGTCCTAGACAGCTTGAATGCAGTGCAAatttaaagtttgaatttttattataccACACGTGTGCTAGTAGATCTAAGTACATTGGCAAAGATGGTGTATGAAGAGAAGAAAAGAGTATGCTAGGCTGGTGCACTTTataatatctatctatgtatgtatgtgagCCCAATAAATAGGACTTATTAAATGCATTCTGGTCattcttttaaatataataatccaTATTTTCCTAATTATTCTAAAGCATTAATGAGTCATTTTGCTTTTACCTCTACTTCCTACTCATTTAATGCGCTCTCGTATCTCATTCATGGGCTGTGACAGGCTTTCCGATAAGGAgaagctcattatacagaagtAACACCTGTGGACTAGAAATGTCATAACCACCTTTTACTTTTCCTCCGCGTTGCTCCAAAGAACCATAAACTGAGAAGTAACATTGCTTTTATTTCAGTGTGTGCCCCTGTTTAGTGCAAGGAAtacaaaatattagggatgcaccgaatccaggattcggttcgggattcggcctttttcagcaggattcggattcggccgaatcctactgcccagccgaaccgaatccgaatcctaatttgcatatgcaaattaggggctcgagggaaattgcatgactttttgtcagaaaacaaggaagtagaaaatgttttccccttcccacccctaatttgcatatgcaaattagggttcggattcggtacggtattcggccgaatctttcacgaaggattcgggggttcggccgaatccaaaaaagtggattcggtgcatccctacaaaatatacacatttcttaattaaagcaaaaaagtGCATTCAGCATAAGCTCTGTTCATTTAACTACTTTGAGCAAAACGGGCTATACTGCCACTTCAGTGCAAACAAAAAGATTTCTAATCAAATGCTGAGATGCCCATTGGTTTAAATCTGAAAGTTAGTgagaggatgaaaaaaaaaaaaaaaagaattgcgaAGTGTGTAAACATCTTGATCTGCAAGATATAAAGTTACAGGCTTACATTCTTGGTtatcacagaaaaatattttggtaGTAAAAAAATTCATAATACACATCCATATACCGGTATGGGataaattatctggaaaccagttatgcaGACTGCTCCAAATtacgtgaaggccatctcccataaactgctAGAAGCCAataatttcgattttttaaacatgattccccttttctctagtACCGaccaaaatcctggattcggtgcatccctagttttttcacagaatgactGTCC
This Xenopus laevis strain J_2021 chromosome 8S, Xenopus_laevis_v10.1, whole genome shotgun sequence DNA region includes the following protein-coding sequences:
- the cinp.S gene encoding cyclin-dependent kinase 2-interacting protein, yielding MESKSPGYITPKKPALSASARKIKDNAADWHNLMLKWETYNNDSFNIASKIVNLKITAESADRMLLDEPSPNKDNITTDKVELDRLCSELLQTIENMEKIWTKMEKITATFKGICDLEAYQFPGDTSKPTHFHTWPTTLFYETSMKMVDMYKKEIQLKRTIVGDLAHTSDQDLRMVYLSCWLYQPYIDNNIKVLLESMLLETGHRPI